One window from the genome of Kaistella carnis encodes:
- a CDS encoding SH3 domain-containing protein, with amino-acid sequence MKYILLPISLFIINSCKGQKEDKLIIIKKNDCHDILKEFVITSNITNPFKNKMDVEIEDIDSNKATLKLFVKDNITNENTVGWLVIDKKQQKLLDITNDIEHPQNLIYKKKIWENIMECYFKNTNKKNHKMNAIKFSDLFNEGTNIEFSPNDLKTDNRREVTDFKNKLELYEKQHADLASFDIKNLSYLINNETFFDLQYYTNSGWLQYFIKTYKIDSSRLTDIMSLAIKQEDFIAVKILIENNYIVSKKDIDIISYTENEVKEKIKENKTDGYESYLISNSKINMISNLLLAKFKANKIQDSDGYTNLRKDKLATSEVLQKVKSGENIEVIDNSGDWFLVKTKEGKEGYIHKSRIKSK; translated from the coding sequence ATGAAATATATATTATTACCAATATCCTTGTTCATAATAAATTCTTGTAAAGGACAAAAGGAAGATAAACTAATCATTATAAAAAAAAATGATTGCCATGATATTCTAAAAGAATTTGTTATTACTTCAAACATCACAAATCCATTTAAAAATAAAATGGATGTTGAAATAGAAGATATAGATTCAAACAAAGCAACTTTAAAATTATTTGTAAAAGACAATATTACTAATGAAAATACAGTAGGCTGGCTTGTTATTGATAAGAAACAACAAAAACTATTAGATATAACAAATGATATTGAACATCCCCAAAACCTAATTTATAAAAAGAAAATATGGGAAAATATAATGGAATGTTATTTCAAAAATACTAATAAAAAAAATCATAAAATGAATGCAATAAAATTTTCAGATTTATTTAATGAAGGAACTAATATAGAATTTAGCCCCAATGATTTAAAAACTGATAACAGACGGGAAGTTACAGACTTCAAAAATAAATTAGAATTATATGAAAAACAACATGCAGATTTAGCGAGTTTTGATATTAAAAATTTATCATATTTAATTAATAATGAAACTTTTTTCGATTTACAATATTATACAAATAGCGGTTGGTTGCAATATTTTATTAAGACTTATAAAATTGATTCTTCAAGACTAACCGATATAATGAGTTTGGCTATTAAGCAAGAAGATTTTATTGCAGTAAAGATATTAATTGAAAATAATTACATTGTTTCAAAGAAAGATATAGATATTATATCCTACACTGAAAATGAAGTTAAAGAAAAAATAAAAGAAAATAAAACGGATGGATATGAAAGTTATTTAATTTCAAATTCTAAAATAAATATGATTTCAAATTTATTATTAGCGAAATTCAAGGCAAATAAAATTCAAGATTCCGACGGCTATACTAATCTTAGAAAAGACAAACTTGCAACATCAGAAGTTTTACAAAAAGTAAAATCTGGTGAAAATATCGAAGTTATAGACAATTCTGGTGATTGGTTTTTAGTAAAAACTAAAGAAGGAAAAGAAGGATACATTCATAAAAGTAGAATTAAAAGCAAATAA